One segment of Anguilla anguilla isolate fAngAng1 chromosome 1, fAngAng1.pri, whole genome shotgun sequence DNA contains the following:
- the dio3a gene encoding iodothyronine deiodinase 3a, whose product MQQSIGVAVKALKNAVVCLILLPRFVMAALMLWLLDFLCIRKKVLLKMREQEGSPDDPPLCVSDSNRMFSWESLKAVWHGHKLDFFKSAHLGYAAPNTEVVQLGDKSKSRILDHIKGKRPLILNFGSCTUPPFMTRLKAFQRLVSQYADIADSLLVYIEEAHPSDGWMSSDAPYQIPKHRCLEDRLKAAQLMNLEVPGCLVVSDSMDNSSNVAYGAYFDRLYILQDGKVVYQGGRGPEGYRISELRNWLDQYRNSVENSRTVVIHV is encoded by the coding sequence ATGCAACAATCTATCGGAGTGGCTGTCAAGGCACTGAAAAATGCAGTTGTCTGCTTAATCCTGCTGCCACGTTTTGTCATGGCAGCGCTCATGCTATGGTTGCTTGATTTTCTATGCATAAGGAAGAAAGTGTTACTGAAGATGAGAGAACAAGAGGGGAGTCCAGACGACCCCCCACTGTGCGTCTCCGATTCGAACAGAATGTTCAGCTGGGAGTCGCTGAAAGCGGTCTGGCATGGGCATAAATTGGACTTCTTTAAATCCGCACATCTTGGATATGCAGCGCCGAACACTGAAGTTGTGCAGCTCGGGGATAAGAGTAAAAGCCGTATTCTTGACCACATAAAAGGGAAGAGACCGCTAATCTTAAACTTTGGTAGCTGCACCTGACCGCCGTTTATGACACGCCTAAAGGCGTTCCAGCGGCTTGTCAGCCAATACGCTGATATAGCAGACTCTCTTCTTGTATATATTGAGGAAGCGCATCCGTCAGACGGTTGGATGAGCTCCGACGCTCCATACCAAATCCCTAAACATCGATGTCTGGAGGACAGACTGAAAGCAGCACAGTTGATGAACCTTGAAGTCCCTGGTTGCCTTGTAGTTTCTGATAGCATGGACAACTCGTCGAACGTTGCTTACGGAGCGTACTTCGATAGACTTTATATACTTCAAGACGGAAAGGTTGTCTATCAGGGAGGCAGAGGACCGGAGGGATACAGAATATCTGAACTGAGGAATTGGCTTGATCAATACAGGAACAGTGTTGAGAATTCCAGAACTGTGGTGATTCATGTGTAA